The following proteins come from a genomic window of Trifolium pratense cultivar HEN17-A07 linkage group LG4, ARS_RC_1.1, whole genome shotgun sequence:
- the LOC123921669 gene encoding UDP-glycosyltransferase 91A1-like gives MDVVKDEEKPLHIVMFPWLAFGHMIPYLELAKLIAQKGHQVSYVSTPRNIERLPKLPPNIAPLINFVKLPMPKVDNLPQNAEATTDIPYHVVQNLKNAFDKLEKPLTHFLQSSNVDWIFHDFAPFWLGPVASKLGIKCAFFSIFTAPLIGFMGPLSVLMGNDPGRTKPEDFIVTPPWVPFQTTVAYRYFEIMKIADILSNENSGGYSDIYRLCYCMHHCETILIRGCTKFEPEWFQVLQNIHNKPVVPVGQLPSMSIDHSNEDDTWWWIKEWLDKKPHSSVLYVAFGSEAKPSQEEVTNIALGLEESKLPFFWVLRVQRGPTDNEVLQLPEGFDERTKGHGVVCTDWVPQMKILGHVAIGGFLTHAGWTSVVEAVQNEKPLVLMTFLADQGINARVLEEKKMGYSVPRDERDGSFTSNSVAASIRLVMTEEDGRIYREKIKEMKDLFANTKLQDNYIDNLLNHLRSL, from the coding sequence AtggatgtagtcaaagatgaaGAAAAGCCACTTCATATAGTAATGTTTCCATGGCTAGCCTTTGGTCACATGATTCCATATCTTGAATTGGCCAAGCTTATAGCACAAAAGGGTCATCAAGTAAGTTACGTTTCTACCCCAAGAAACATAGAACGCCTCCCTAAACTCCCACCAAACATTGCTCCTCTCATCAATTTTGTGAAACTTCCAATGCCAAAAGTTGATAACCTTCCTCAAAATGCAGAGGCCACAACAGATATCCCTTATCATGTCGTTCAAAACCTTAAAAATGCTTTTGACAAACTTGAAAAACCTTTGACACATTTCCTTCAATCTTCAAATGTTGATTGGATTTTCCATGATTTTGCTCCTTTTTGGTTGGGTCCTGTGGCATCCAAATTGGGTATAAAATGTGCTTTTTTCTCCATTTTCACTGCACCACTCATTGGCTTTATGGGACCCCTTTCGGTTCTCATGGGTAATGATCCGGGTCGAACAAAGCCCGAGGACTTTATCGTTACTCCTCCATGGGTTCCATTTCAGACTACTGTGGCATACCGTTACTTTGAGATTATGAAGATTGCGGATATTCTTTCTAATGAAAATTCGGGGGGGTATTCTGACATTTATCGTCTTTGTTATTGCATGCATCATTGTGAAACCATTTTGATTCGCGGTTGCACCAAGTTTGAACCCGAATGGTTTCAAGTTCTTCAAAACATTCACAACAAACCAGTTGTCCCCGTTGGTCAACTCCCTAGCATGAGTATTGACCATAGCAACGAAGACGACACATGGTGGTGGATAAAAGAGTGGTTGGACAAGAAACCACATAGCTCGGTATTATATGTGGCTTTTGGTAGTGAGGCAAAACCAAGTCAAGAAGAAGTCACTAATATAGCTTTAGGGTTGGAGGAATCAAAGCTTCCGTTCTTTTGGGTCCTTAGGGTTCAACGTGGGCCAACAGACAATGAGGTGTTGCAGTTGCCAGAAGGGTTTGACGAGCGAACCAAGGGGCACGGAGTGGTATGCACCGATTGGGTTCCGCAAATGAAAATATTGGGTCACGTGGCAATTGGTGGGTTCTTGACTCACGCGGGTTGGACATCAGTTGTGGAGGCAGTTCAAAACGAAAAGCCACTTGTGTTAATGACATTTCTTGCAGATCAAGGAATAAATGCAAGGGTGTTGGAGGAAAAGAAGATGGGATATTCAGTTCCTAGGGATGAAAGAGATGGGTCGTTCACAAGTAACTCGGTGGCAGCCTCGATTAGACTAGTTATGACCGAAGAAGATGGAAGGATCTATAGGGAAAAGATTAAAGAGATGAAGGACTTGTTCGCAAATACTAAATTACAAGATAATTATATTGATAACTTGTTGAACCACCTTAGAAGTCTTTGA
- the LOC123921667 gene encoding UDP-glycosyltransferase 91A1-like, producing MDALRDEEKPLHIVMFPWLAFGHMIPYLELAKLIAQKGHQVTYISTPRNIERLPKLPPNIAPLINFVKLPMPKVDNLPQNAEATTDIPYDVVQHLKTAFDKLEQPLTEFLESSNVDWIFHDFLPFWLGPVASKLGIKCAFFTIFTAPFMGFLGPVSVLLGNDPGRTKPEDFTVAPSWVPFQTTVAYRYFEIMKIADILSNENSEGYSDIYRACCCMQNCETILIRGCTKFEPEWFQVLQNIHHKPVVPVGQLPSTGVDHSNGDDTWSWIKEWLDKQPRSTVLYVAFGSEAKPSQEEVTKIAFGLEESKIPFFWVLRVQRGPTDNVVLQLPEGFEERTKGRGVVCTDWAPQVKIMGHMAVGGFLSHAGWTSVVEAVQNEKPLVLLTFLADQGINARVLEEKKMGYSVPRDERDGSFTSNSVAASIRLVMLEEEGRIYKEKIKEMKDLFVNTKLQDNYIDNLLNHLRSL from the coding sequence ATGGATGCACTTAGAGATGAAGAAAAGCCACTTCATATAGTAATGTTTCCATGGTTAGCCTTTGGTCACATGATTCCATATCTTGAATTGGCCAAGCTTATAGCACAAAAGGGTCACCAAGTAACTTACATTTCTACCCCAAGAAACATAGAACGCCTCCCTAAACTCCCACCAAACATTGCTCCTCTCATCAATTTTGTGAAACTTCCGATGCCAAAAGTTGATAATCTTCCTCAAAATGCTGAGGCCACAACAGATATCCCTTATGATGTTGTTCAACACCTTAAGACTGCCTTTGACAAACTTGAACAACCTTTGACAGAATTCCTTGAATCTTCTAATGTTGATTGGATTTTCCATGATTTTTTGCCTTTTTGGTTGGGTCCTGTTGCATCCAAACTTGGTATAAAATGTGcttttttcacaatttttactGCACCCTTCATGGGCTTTTTGGGACCGGTTTCGGTTCTCTTGGGTAATGATCCTGGTCGAACAAAGCCCGAGGACTTTACTGTTGCTCCTTCGTGGGTTCCATTTCAGACTACGGTGGCATACCGTTACTTTGAGATTATGAAGATTGCGGATATTCTTTCTAATGAAAACTCGGAGGGGTATTCTGACATTTATCGTGCTTGTTGTTGTATGCAGAATTGTGAAACCATTTTGATTCGCGGTTGTACCAAGTTTGAACCCGAATGGTTTCAAGTGCTTCAAAATATTCACCACAAACCAGTTGTCCCTGTTGGTCAACTCCCTAGTACAGGTGTTGACCATAGCAATGGAGACGACACATGGTCGTGGATAAAAGAGTGGTTGGACAAGCAACCACGTAGCACGGTATTATATGTGGCTTTTGGTAGTGAAGCAAAACCAAGTCAAGAAGAAGTCACTAAGATAGCTTTTGGGTTGGAGGAATCAAAGATTCCGTTCTTTTGGGTCCTTAGGGTTCAACGTGGGCCAACTGACAATGTGGTGTTGCAATTGCCAGAAGGGTTTGAGGAGCGAACCAAGGGGCGCGGAGTGGTATGCACTGATTGGGCTCCGCAAGTGAAAATAATGGGTCACATGGCAGTTGGTGGATTCTTGAGTCATGCTGGTTGGACATCGGTTGTGGAGGCTGTTCAAAACGAAAAGCCACTTGTGCTACTAACATTTCTTGCAGACCAAGGTATAAATGCGAGGGTGTTGGAGGAAAAGAAGATGGGTTATTCAGTGCCTAGGGATGAACGAGATGGGTCGTTCACAAGTAACTCAGTGGCTGCTTCGATTAGACTAGTTATGCTTGAAGAAGAGGGAAGGATCTACAAGGAAAAGATTAAGGAGATGAAGGACTTGTTTGTAAATACTAAATTACAAGATAATTATATTGATAACTTGTTGAACCACCTTAGAAGTCTTTGA